The genomic DNA GGCAGCTGGAAATGGAAACATTGGAAGCGGCGGCGGCCCGGCAGGCAGTTAAGATTGAAAAGGAAACTCAGTTTATTGAACGTTTCCGCGCCAAGGCTACCAAAGCACGGCAGGTGCAGTCCCGCATCAAGGCATTGGACAAGGTTAAACGGATTGAAGTCCCGCGGCTGGTAAAACGGATTAACTTCAGTTTTCCGGAACCGCCCCGTCCCGGTGAAGAGGTTATCTGCCTGGAACACCTGCATAAAAGCTACGGTGATAATGTGGTGTATCGCGACCTGAATCTGACGCTGCGGCGGGGCGACAAGGCAGCGATTATCGGGCCGAACGGCGCCGGCAAGAGCACTTTGTTGAAGGTGCTGGCCGGGGTGCTGCCTTTTGAAAAGGGCCGGCGGCAACTCGGGTACAACGTGACCAGCGCCTATTACGCGCAGCATCAGCTGGAATTGCTGGAGCCCCGGAACACCATGCTGGCGGAGCTATGGCGGGCGGCACCGGATGCGGCGGATCAGAAGTTACGGGCGATACTGGGCGGCTTTTTATTCAGCGGCGATGATGCCTTAAAAAAGGTTGAGGTTTTGTCCGGCGGCGAACGGGCGCGGCTGGCGCTGGCCAAGATGCTGACGCAACCGGCCAACCTGCTGCTGTTAGACGAACCCACCAACCATCTGGATATTGCTTCCCGGGAGATACTGGCGGACGCGTTGCAGGATTACAACGGTACGCTGTGTTTTATCACCCATGACCGGACGCTGATCCGTCAGGCGGCCAACCGGATAATTGAGGTCAGGGACGGGCGGGCTGAGGTTTTTCCGGGCACCTATGATGAATATCTGTACCATCAGGAATCAGCCGGGGCGCCGCAGCCGTCCGGAGTCAAAACAGTCAACGGGCTGACGGTGGTCAAGCCGTCCTCTGGTCAACGTCAGCGCACCGGGGCGCTCCGCAATGAGTTTAATCGTAAAATTACACCAATCCGGAAACAATTAGACCGGATTGAACAGGATTTGGCGGCTGAAGAAGCCGACCTGGCCGTTATTGAAGCTGAGTTTGCCGGGTCTGACTCTTATGGAGATTCCAAAAAGGTGGTGGCCCGGATTGAGCGGCACAAGACGCTTAAAGAGAGCATCAAGCGCCGCACGGAGGAATGGGAACG from Dehalogenimonas sp. W includes the following:
- a CDS encoding ABC-F family ATP-binding cassette domain-containing protein; the encoded protein is MLSLNNVSKSFGARCLFSGVGFHIGARDRTALLGPNGAGKTTLFEIISGTASADGGTITRPKDITIGYLRQEVDNRSPRPLLEQVTAAAGHITSLEHRMNVLQEELGEADPETDRTAILNELGELQHRFEAYGGYDLEQTARVILTGLGFKESDFNRPLGNFSGGWLMRAELGKMLLQNPDLLLLDEPTNHLDLETQMWFENYLAAYQGAVLLTSHDRAFLNRVVTRVVALENGTAAVYRGNHDDYVLTRQLEMETLEAAAARQAVKIEKETQFIERFRAKATKARQVQSRIKALDKVKRIEVPRLVKRINFSFPEPPRPGEEVICLEHLHKSYGDNVVYRDLNLTLRRGDKAAIIGPNGAGKSTLLKVLAGVLPFEKGRRQLGYNVTSAYYAQHQLELLEPRNTMLAELWRAAPDAADQKLRAILGGFLFSGDDALKKVEVLSGGERARLALAKMLTQPANLLLLDEPTNHLDIASREILADALQDYNGTLCFITHDRTLIRQAANRIIEVRDGRAEVFPGTYDEYLYHQESAGAPQPSGVKTVNGLTVVKPSSGQRQRTGALRNEFNRKITPIRKQLDRIEQDLAAEEADLAVIEAEFAGSDSYGDSKKVVARIERHKTLKESIKRRTEEWERLAAEEEQLRNKLEAALAQSVD